One Microcebus murinus isolate Inina chromosome 10, M.murinus_Inina_mat1.0, whole genome shotgun sequence DNA segment encodes these proteins:
- the CYB5R3 gene encoding NADH-cytochrome b5 reductase 3 isoform X1, protein MGAQLSTLGHVVLSPVWFLYSLLMKLFQRSSPAITLESPDVKYPLRLVDKEIISHDTRRFRFALPTPQHILGLPVGQHIYLSARIDGNLVIRPYTPVSSDDDKGFVDLVIKVYFKNTHPKFPAGGKMSQYLESMQMGDTIDFRGPNGLLIYQGRGKFAIRPDKKSDPVIKTVKSVGMIAGGTGITPMLQVIRAIMKDPDDHTVCHLLFANQTEKDILLRPELEELRNEHSARFKLWYTVDKAPEAWDYSEGFVNEEMIRDHLPPPEEEPLVLMCGPPPMIQFACLPNLERVGHPKERCFTF, encoded by the exons ATGGGGGCCCAGCTGAGCACG TTGGGCCATGTGGTGCTCTCCCCAGTCTGGTTCCTGTACAGCCTGCTCATGAAGCTGTTCCAGCGCTCCTCGCCCGCCATCACCCTCGAGAGCCCGGACGTCAAGTACCCACTGCGGCTCGTGGACAAGGAG ATCATCAGCCATGATACGCGGCGCTTCCGCTTCGCCCTGCCGACGCCCCAGCACATCCTGGGCCTCCCTGTCG GCCAACACATCTACCTCTCAGCTCGAATCGACGGAAACCTGGTCATTCGGCCCTACACGCCCGTCTCCAGCGATGATGATAAGGGCTTCGTGGACCTGGTCATCAAG GTTTACTTCAAGAACACCCATCCCAAGTTCCCCGCCGGAGGGAAGATGTCTCAGTACCTGGAAAGCATGCAGATGGGAGACACCATTGACTTCCGGGGCCCGAACGGGCTGCTGATCTACCAGGGCAGAG GGAAGTTCGCCATCCGTCCCGACAAGAAATCCGACCCCGTCATCAAGACAGTGAAGTCTGTCGGCATGATCGCAGGAGGGACAG GCATCACCCCAATGCTGCAGGTGATCCGCGCCATCATGAAAGACCCAGACGACCACACCGTGTGCCACCTGCTCTTTGCCAACCAG ACCGAGAAGGACATTCTGCTGCGGCCCGAGCTGGAGGAGCTGAGGAATGAGCACTCTGCCCGCTTCAAGCTCTGGTACACGGTGGACAAAGCCCCTGAAG CCTGGGACTACAGCGAGGGCTTCGTGAACGAGGAGATGATCCGGGACCACCTTCCGCCTCCGGAGGAGGAGCCGCTCGTGCTGATGTGCGGGCCCCCGCCCATGATCCAGTTCGCCTGCCTGCCCAACCTGGAGCGCGTGGGCCACCCCAAGGAGCGCTGCTTCACCTTCTGA
- the CYB5R3 gene encoding NADH-cytochrome b5 reductase 3 isoform X2, whose product MTTQLGHVVLSPVWFLYSLLMKLFQRSSPAITLESPDVKYPLRLVDKEIISHDTRRFRFALPTPQHILGLPVGQHIYLSARIDGNLVIRPYTPVSSDDDKGFVDLVIKVYFKNTHPKFPAGGKMSQYLESMQMGDTIDFRGPNGLLIYQGRGKFAIRPDKKSDPVIKTVKSVGMIAGGTGITPMLQVIRAIMKDPDDHTVCHLLFANQTEKDILLRPELEELRNEHSARFKLWYTVDKAPEAWDYSEGFVNEEMIRDHLPPPEEEPLVLMCGPPPMIQFACLPNLERVGHPKERCFTF is encoded by the exons ATGACGACACAG TTGGGCCATGTGGTGCTCTCCCCAGTCTGGTTCCTGTACAGCCTGCTCATGAAGCTGTTCCAGCGCTCCTCGCCCGCCATCACCCTCGAGAGCCCGGACGTCAAGTACCCACTGCGGCTCGTGGACAAGGAG ATCATCAGCCATGATACGCGGCGCTTCCGCTTCGCCCTGCCGACGCCCCAGCACATCCTGGGCCTCCCTGTCG GCCAACACATCTACCTCTCAGCTCGAATCGACGGAAACCTGGTCATTCGGCCCTACACGCCCGTCTCCAGCGATGATGATAAGGGCTTCGTGGACCTGGTCATCAAG GTTTACTTCAAGAACACCCATCCCAAGTTCCCCGCCGGAGGGAAGATGTCTCAGTACCTGGAAAGCATGCAGATGGGAGACACCATTGACTTCCGGGGCCCGAACGGGCTGCTGATCTACCAGGGCAGAG GGAAGTTCGCCATCCGTCCCGACAAGAAATCCGACCCCGTCATCAAGACAGTGAAGTCTGTCGGCATGATCGCAGGAGGGACAG GCATCACCCCAATGCTGCAGGTGATCCGCGCCATCATGAAAGACCCAGACGACCACACCGTGTGCCACCTGCTCTTTGCCAACCAG ACCGAGAAGGACATTCTGCTGCGGCCCGAGCTGGAGGAGCTGAGGAATGAGCACTCTGCCCGCTTCAAGCTCTGGTACACGGTGGACAAAGCCCCTGAAG CCTGGGACTACAGCGAGGGCTTCGTGAACGAGGAGATGATCCGGGACCACCTTCCGCCTCCGGAGGAGGAGCCGCTCGTGCTGATGTGCGGGCCCCCGCCCATGATCCAGTTCGCCTGCCTGCCCAACCTGGAGCGCGTGGGCCACCCCAAGGAGCGCTGCTTCACCTTCTGA
- the CYB5R3 gene encoding NADH-cytochrome b5 reductase 3 isoform X3 — protein MKLFQRSSPAITLESPDVKYPLRLVDKEIISHDTRRFRFALPTPQHILGLPVGQHIYLSARIDGNLVIRPYTPVSSDDDKGFVDLVIKVYFKNTHPKFPAGGKMSQYLESMQMGDTIDFRGPNGLLIYQGRGKFAIRPDKKSDPVIKTVKSVGMIAGGTGITPMLQVIRAIMKDPDDHTVCHLLFANQTEKDILLRPELEELRNEHSARFKLWYTVDKAPEAWDYSEGFVNEEMIRDHLPPPEEEPLVLMCGPPPMIQFACLPNLERVGHPKERCFTF, from the exons ATGAAGCTGTTCCAGCGCTCCTCGCCCGCCATCACCCTCGAGAGCCCGGACGTCAAGTACCCACTGCGGCTCGTGGACAAGGAG ATCATCAGCCATGATACGCGGCGCTTCCGCTTCGCCCTGCCGACGCCCCAGCACATCCTGGGCCTCCCTGTCG GCCAACACATCTACCTCTCAGCTCGAATCGACGGAAACCTGGTCATTCGGCCCTACACGCCCGTCTCCAGCGATGATGATAAGGGCTTCGTGGACCTGGTCATCAAG GTTTACTTCAAGAACACCCATCCCAAGTTCCCCGCCGGAGGGAAGATGTCTCAGTACCTGGAAAGCATGCAGATGGGAGACACCATTGACTTCCGGGGCCCGAACGGGCTGCTGATCTACCAGGGCAGAG GGAAGTTCGCCATCCGTCCCGACAAGAAATCCGACCCCGTCATCAAGACAGTGAAGTCTGTCGGCATGATCGCAGGAGGGACAG GCATCACCCCAATGCTGCAGGTGATCCGCGCCATCATGAAAGACCCAGACGACCACACCGTGTGCCACCTGCTCTTTGCCAACCAG ACCGAGAAGGACATTCTGCTGCGGCCCGAGCTGGAGGAGCTGAGGAATGAGCACTCTGCCCGCTTCAAGCTCTGGTACACGGTGGACAAAGCCCCTGAAG CCTGGGACTACAGCGAGGGCTTCGTGAACGAGGAGATGATCCGGGACCACCTTCCGCCTCCGGAGGAGGAGCCGCTCGTGCTGATGTGCGGGCCCCCGCCCATGATCCAGTTCGCCTGCCTGCCCAACCTGGAGCGCGTGGGCCACCCCAAGGAGCGCTGCTTCACCTTCTGA